A part of Tigriopus californicus strain San Diego chromosome 10, Tcal_SD_v2.1, whole genome shotgun sequence genomic DNA contains:
- the LOC131888613 gene encoding transcription initiation factor TFIID subunit 11-like isoform X1 — translation MRPDARNKRGHESDSTEDEDDLAKFREAAVAVTPLPTHPSGRSNGPDNVCVAAPKASHSLHCNETSEKKSLRRDKNMVDENGFPQASAYFTPEFKDFVAKKLSEHMDRTFKEKTVKSPRLPSLSSPSPSPLSSSTRSNPAASSLTTVQDPLPQPEALPTTTHQSPLKSCPELENPSPPGPLDGDSSQRQRHKKVLPGAFTLPSSSSRSDVQSSSPINLSFNNDDSGVRLFSNGPKIRLPPGCWGPFGLPSSQDELVNDDDDDDGHDDDDDDEEEEAEGGERSNLLGKSKLTNSEKKKKKMIMMMTTTTTKKKKKRKKPDLLEAIKRRKTLLEKELLDPDGQITSKATTKTAKSKKEAKKTAKKTAKKRTTTEKDPEKADSSSSSSSSDDNDAHDMGIREAAVSTHWVLNQKGVYS, via the exons ATGCGGCCTGATGCCCGCAACAAGAGGGGGCACGAGAGTGACAGCaccgaggacgaggacgacctAGCCAAGTTTCGCGAGGCGGCTGTGGCCGTGACACCTTTGCCCACACACCCATCCG GTCGATCCAATGGGCCGGATAATGTCTGTGTGGCGGCGCCCAAGGCGAGTCATTCGCTCCATTGCAATGAGACATCGGAGAAAAAGTCGTTGAGGCGCGACAAAAATATGGTGGACGAGAATGGATTCCCTCAAGCTTCGGCTTATTTCACTCCagaattcaaagattttgttgCCAAGAAACTGTCCGAACACATGGATAG aacattcaaagaaaaaacgGTCAAATCTCCGCGGCTTCCATCGTTGTCGTCGCCATCGCCTTCACCTTTGTCGTCGTCAACGCGATCAAATCCGGCGGCCTCGAGCCTAACCACCGTCCAGGATCCGCTGCCCCAACCAGAAGCTCTACCAACAACCACCCATCAAAGTCCACTCAAGTCCTGCCCAGAGCTGGAAAATCCATCTCCCCCAGGGCCTCTGGATGGCGATTCCAGCCAACGACAGCGCCATAAGAAGGTCCTCCCTGGTGCCTTCACTCTACCCTCATCGTCTTCTCGCTCGGATGTCCAAAGCTCGAGTCCGATCAATCTGTCATTTAACAATGACGATTCCGGAGTACGATTGTTTTCCAATGGACCCAAGATACGTTTGCCACCAGGTTGTTGGGGCCCATTCGGCCTGCCATCCTCACAAGATGAATTGGtcaacgacgacgatgacgacgacggccatgatgatgatgatgatgatgaagaagaagaagcagaaggcGGCGAGAGGTCAAACCTGCTCGGTAAATCGAAACTAACGAACtcggagaagaagaagaaaaagatgatcatgatgatgacgacgacgacgacgaagaagaagaaaaagaggaagaagccTGATCTTTTGGAGGCGATCAAGCGGAGGAAGACCCTACTTGAGAAGGAG TTGTTGGATCCCGATGGTCAAATCACGTCCAAAGCCACGACCAAGACCGCTAAGTCAAAGAAGGAGGCAAAGAAGACGGCAAAGAAGACCGCGAAGAAGAGAACAACAACGGAAAAGGATCCCGAGAAGGCtgattcctcctcttcttcgtcctcctcgGACGATAATGATGCTCATGATATGGGCATTCGCGAGGCGGCTGTTTCCACTCATTGGGTCCTCAACCAGAAGGGTGTTTATTCTTGA
- the LOC131888613 gene encoding uncharacterized protein LOC131888613 isoform X2, which translates to MRPDARNKRGHESDSTEDEDDLAKFREAAVAVTPLPTHPSGRSNGPDNVCVAAPKASHSLHCNETSEKKSLRRDKNMVDENGFPQASAYFTPEFKDFVAKKLSEHMDRTFKEKTVKSPRLPSLSSPSPSPLSSSTRSNPAASSLTTVQDPLPQPEALPTTTHQSPLKSCPELENPSPPGPLDGDSSQRQRHKKVLPGAFTLPSSSSRSDVQSSSPINLSFNNDDSGVRLFSNGPKIRLPPGCWGPFGLPSSQDELVNDDDDDDGHDDDDDDEEEEAEGGERSNLLGKSKLTNSEKKKKKMIMMMTTTTTKKKKKRKKPDLLEAIKRRKTLLEKE; encoded by the exons ATGCGGCCTGATGCCCGCAACAAGAGGGGGCACGAGAGTGACAGCaccgaggacgaggacgacctAGCCAAGTTTCGCGAGGCGGCTGTGGCCGTGACACCTTTGCCCACACACCCATCCG GTCGATCCAATGGGCCGGATAATGTCTGTGTGGCGGCGCCCAAGGCGAGTCATTCGCTCCATTGCAATGAGACATCGGAGAAAAAGTCGTTGAGGCGCGACAAAAATATGGTGGACGAGAATGGATTCCCTCAAGCTTCGGCTTATTTCACTCCagaattcaaagattttgttgCCAAGAAACTGTCCGAACACATGGATAG aacattcaaagaaaaaacgGTCAAATCTCCGCGGCTTCCATCGTTGTCGTCGCCATCGCCTTCACCTTTGTCGTCGTCAACGCGATCAAATCCGGCGGCCTCGAGCCTAACCACCGTCCAGGATCCGCTGCCCCAACCAGAAGCTCTACCAACAACCACCCATCAAAGTCCACTCAAGTCCTGCCCAGAGCTGGAAAATCCATCTCCCCCAGGGCCTCTGGATGGCGATTCCAGCCAACGACAGCGCCATAAGAAGGTCCTCCCTGGTGCCTTCACTCTACCCTCATCGTCTTCTCGCTCGGATGTCCAAAGCTCGAGTCCGATCAATCTGTCATTTAACAATGACGATTCCGGAGTACGATTGTTTTCCAATGGACCCAAGATACGTTTGCCACCAGGTTGTTGGGGCCCATTCGGCCTGCCATCCTCACAAGATGAATTGGtcaacgacgacgatgacgacgacggccatgatgatgatgatgatgatgaagaagaagaagcagaaggcGGCGAGAGGTCAAACCTGCTCGGTAAATCGAAACTAACGAACtcggagaagaagaagaaaaagatgatcatgatgatgacgacgacgacgacgaagaagaagaaaaagaggaagaagccTGATCTTTTGGAGGCGATCAAGCGGAGGAAGACCCTACTTGAGAAGGAG TAA
- the LOC131888614 gene encoding uncharacterized protein LOC131888614 gives MLAKAVDKLLQGHWLKRAQTQGTFTLGVNGHQLQENLMARYKASLETFVSLDDHHCPCEDNVITLNDTTIRVESPVVRSCQVNFQRDNPDKWKWRYNDFLRVRRRFWKNFLVDPASVQVREESPTSDAPKASISCNFEGLNLGLSSLASSTEPLERMDLIEPDKLALSTNLDMATLTLLLDSVRTRQFIPSTRIALHTQLAPFQTAFVVQNPSADLVDLQELLTILAQEKGIRVFNEASNDHLADLFGIPYQVVLTENSLSTGVVLLRDSVTCWYEEIHVAHVVRRLVQIYQERDCPDSWSEMKQDYFPDRAFVLKSK, from the exons ATGTTGGCCAAGGCTGTGGACAAGTTGCTCCAAGGCCATTGGCTGAAACGAGCCCAGACTCAGGGGACGTTTACTTTGGGCGTGAATGGTCATCAATTGCAAGAAAATCTCATGGCTCGATACAAAGCGAGTCTTGAGACATTTGTTTCTTTGGATGACCACCATTGCCCATGTGAGGACAATGTGATTACTTTAAACGATACCACCATTCGCGTGGAAAGTCCGGTGGTGAGGTCTTGCCAGGTGAACTTTCAGCGTGACAACCCGGACAAGTGGAAGTGGCGTTATAATGATTTCTTACGTGTGCGACGGCGATTTTGGAAGAACTTCTTAGTCGATCCTGCCAGTGTTCAAGTCCGGGAGGAGAGCCCCACGTCGGATGCGCCCAAAGCGTCCATTTCCTGTAATTTTGAGGGTCTCAACCTTGGATTATCATCTTTAGCATCCTCGACGGAACCTCTGGAACGGATGGACCTGATTGAGCCAGACAAGTTGGCTCTTTCGACCAATTTGGACATGGCTACCTTAACCTTGCTCTTAGATTCTGTACGAACCCGACAGTTTATTCCATCCACCAGAATCG CTTTGCACACCCAACTGGCACCGTTTCAAACGGCCTTCGTCGTTCAAAATCCTTCAGCGGATCTTGTGGATCTGCAAGAGCTTTTGACCATTTTGGCCCAAGAGAAAGGTATCCGGGTGTTCAACGAAGCCTCCAACGACCATCTGGCGGATCTGTTTGGCATTCCCTATCAGGTGGTACTCACCGAGAACTCTCTATCCACTGGGGTGGTTCTGCTCCGGGATAGCGTAACCTGTTGGTACGAGGAGATCCATGTTGCTCACGTAGTCCGTCGATTGGTCCAGATTTACCAAGAACGAGATTGTCCAGACTCTTGGAgtgaaatgaaacaagattaTTTCCCAGACCGAGCGTTTGTCTTAAAGTCGAAATAA